From the Ruania alkalisoli genome, one window contains:
- a CDS encoding putative F420-0 ABC transporter substrate-binding protein, with protein MPSTRSALACVPLILALAACSPDASADGPEPDESTGSSATTADVSTYPVTVDNCGTEVTVTEAPERIVTIKSTSTEMVIALGLGDRLVGTAFSDGPLPENLSEAGADVPVLAERAPSEEVVLETEPDFVFAGWESNFSADGAGERADLQQLGIATYVSPAACQEPEYQPNPLTFEDVFASITEAGDLLGAPEAAADLVAGQQTQLDQIEASDAGLTALWYSSGSDTPFVGAGIGAPQLLMETAGLTNIMAGTEETWTSASWEAIADANPDVIVLVDSAWNTADHKIEVLESTPTTAVLPAVQEERYLIVPFPASEAGMRSVGAAADLAAQLAELEQAMAGA; from the coding sequence GTGCCGTCGACCCGATCCGCACTCGCGTGCGTCCCCCTCATCCTTGCCCTTGCCGCCTGCTCACCGGACGCCTCCGCCGACGGCCCTGAGCCTGACGAGTCCACCGGTTCCAGCGCCACCACCGCTGACGTAAGCACCTACCCCGTCACGGTCGACAACTGCGGCACCGAAGTCACCGTGACTGAGGCGCCGGAGCGGATCGTGACGATCAAGTCGACCTCCACGGAGATGGTCATCGCCCTCGGTCTGGGAGACCGCCTCGTCGGCACCGCATTCTCCGACGGCCCCCTCCCCGAGAACCTGTCTGAAGCGGGCGCCGACGTTCCGGTCCTGGCCGAACGGGCGCCGTCCGAAGAGGTGGTGCTGGAGACCGAGCCGGACTTCGTGTTCGCCGGCTGGGAGTCAAACTTCTCCGCCGACGGCGCCGGTGAGCGAGCCGACCTGCAGCAGCTCGGCATCGCCACCTATGTCTCCCCCGCCGCCTGCCAGGAGCCCGAGTATCAGCCCAACCCGCTCACCTTCGAGGACGTCTTCGCCTCGATCACGGAGGCCGGCGATCTGCTCGGCGCTCCCGAGGCGGCCGCCGATCTGGTGGCCGGCCAGCAAACCCAGCTCGACCAGATCGAGGCCTCCGACGCCGGGCTCACGGCACTGTGGTACTCCTCCGGCTCGGACACTCCCTTCGTCGGCGCCGGGATCGGTGCCCCGCAGCTGCTGATGGAGACCGCCGGGCTCACCAACATCATGGCCGGAACCGAGGAGACCTGGACCTCCGCCTCGTGGGAGGCGATCGCCGATGCGAACCCCGACGTGATCGTGCTCGTGGACTCCGCCTGGAACACCGCCGACCACAAGATCGAGGTGCTCGAGTCCACCCCCACCACTGCCGTGCTGCCAGCAGTCCAGGAGGAGCGCTACCTGATCGTGCCGTTCCCGGCCAGTGAGGCCGGGATGCGCAGCGTCGGTGCCGCGGCAGACCTCGCCGCTCAACTGGCCGAGCTGGAACAGGCGATGGCGGGCGCGTGA
- a CDS encoding RNA polymerase sigma factor, with translation MKAGPEGRFEALYWENHRELLAFIRRRTEAEAEDIVAETFVVAWRRIDDVPENARPWLFGVARNVLRNHLRAQNRQTLLKVRIDRQPEDPQTDLATAIAARHDLAAAWNRLTSAEQEVISLVAWDEFSNDEAATVLGCAKSTFAVRLFRARRRLLHLLNRTTVEGGST, from the coding sequence ATGAAGGCCGGCCCGGAGGGGCGGTTCGAGGCTCTCTACTGGGAGAATCACCGTGAGTTGCTGGCCTTCATCCGCCGCCGCACAGAGGCGGAGGCCGAGGACATCGTGGCCGAGACGTTTGTGGTGGCATGGCGCCGTATCGACGACGTGCCGGAGAACGCACGGCCATGGTTGTTCGGCGTGGCCCGCAACGTGCTGCGTAATCACCTACGAGCGCAGAACCGCCAGACGCTGCTGAAAGTACGGATCGATCGACAACCGGAGGACCCGCAGACCGACCTGGCTACAGCCATCGCCGCGCGACACGACCTGGCTGCGGCCTGGAACAGGCTCACCAGTGCCGAGCAGGAAGTCATCTCGCTCGTCGCGTGGGACGAGTTCAGCAACGACGAAGCCGCGACCGTGCTCGGATGCGCGAAGTCGACGTTCGCGGTGCGGCTGTTCCGCGCCAGGCGTCGGCTGCTGCACCTGCTCAACCGCACCACCGTCGAAGGGGGATCGACATGA
- a CDS encoding SDR family oxidoreductase — MSTQPRAVVTGASTGIGAATVAELRSRGYAVVATARREDRLRALAAETGCEYVAADLTEADDVARLVATVAAGGPLTALVNNAGGARGADPVERGDVADWEEMYRINVLATLRVTQALLPALRADGGGDVLVLTSTAAHDTYPGGGGYVAAKHAERIIANTLRLELNGEPIRVIEIAPGMVRTEEFSLNRLGDAGAADAVYEGVENPLTADDIADAIAWTLTRPRHVNIDSMTIRPVAQASSTQVARHTGL, encoded by the coding sequence ATGAGCACACAGCCACGCGCCGTGGTGACCGGCGCCTCCACCGGGATCGGGGCCGCCACGGTGGCCGAGTTACGCAGTCGGGGCTACGCCGTCGTGGCGACTGCCCGGCGTGAGGATCGCCTGCGGGCGCTGGCCGCGGAGACCGGCTGCGAGTATGTGGCTGCCGATCTCACCGAGGCTGACGACGTTGCCCGCCTGGTCGCGACGGTGGCCGCAGGTGGTCCGCTGACAGCTTTGGTGAACAACGCCGGCGGAGCGAGGGGCGCCGACCCGGTCGAACGCGGCGACGTGGCCGACTGGGAGGAGATGTACCGGATCAACGTGCTCGCCACGTTGCGGGTGACGCAAGCGCTGCTGCCTGCGTTGCGGGCCGACGGCGGGGGAGACGTGCTCGTCCTGACCTCGACCGCTGCGCACGACACCTACCCGGGTGGTGGCGGGTACGTGGCCGCCAAGCACGCCGAACGGATCATCGCCAACACCCTCCGGCTCGAGCTTAACGGCGAACCGATCCGGGTGATCGAGATCGCGCCCGGCATGGTCAGGACCGAGGAGTTCTCCCTCAACCGCCTCGGTGACGCCGGTGCAGCCGACGCCGTCTACGAGGGTGTGGAGAACCCGCTCACCGCCGACGACATCGCCGATGCCATCGCCTGGACCCTCACCCGGCCGCGGCACGTGAACATCGACTCCATGACGATCCGCCCGGTGGCACAGGCCTCCAGCACGCAGGTCGCCCGGCACACCGGGCTCTGA
- a CDS encoding glycerophosphodiester phosphodiesterase, producing MKIYAHRGASAELPENTLAAFSRALELGVEGVELDVHLSADGVPVVIHDDTLDRTTSATGPVGARSEAELARVDAGGGEHVPTLDEVLDLVGSAAVVNVEIKDPTAIDAVATVTAHHPHVHWFASGGHWQALARLTDLVPGLAAYPLSLGHEGNESELLAQVRAHRPEAEATVAEMLERVGTLEDAVAFALRAGSGGVSVWERNLTASDVQAIRSRGLEAWVWTVNDPDRMGEIADLGADSLCTDDPATALRVLARDH from the coding sequence GTGAAGATCTACGCCCACCGGGGTGCCAGTGCAGAACTGCCGGAGAACACCCTCGCCGCGTTCTCCCGGGCGCTGGAGCTCGGGGTGGAGGGCGTCGAGCTGGACGTGCACCTGAGCGCGGACGGGGTGCCGGTGGTGATTCACGACGACACGCTGGACCGGACCACCTCAGCCACCGGACCCGTGGGGGCTCGCAGTGAGGCAGAGCTGGCACGGGTGGACGCCGGTGGCGGGGAGCATGTGCCGACCTTGGACGAGGTACTGGACCTCGTCGGGTCGGCGGCCGTGGTCAATGTCGAGATCAAGGATCCGACCGCGATCGATGCAGTAGCCACCGTGACGGCGCACCACCCGCACGTGCACTGGTTCGCCTCCGGAGGGCACTGGCAGGCGCTCGCCCGCCTGACCGACCTGGTGCCCGGTCTGGCGGCGTACCCGCTGAGCCTTGGGCATGAGGGGAACGAGTCCGAACTGCTCGCTCAGGTCCGTGCTCACCGACCGGAGGCGGAGGCCACCGTGGCCGAGATGCTGGAACGGGTCGGGACGTTGGAGGACGCCGTCGCCTTTGCGCTGCGTGCAGGCTCAGGTGGGGTGTCGGTGTGGGAGCGCAACCTGACGGCGAGCGATGTGCAGGCGATCCGGTCCCGCGGGCTCGAGGCGTGGGTATGGACCGTGAACGACCCGGACCGGATGGGCGAGATCGCTGACCTGGGGGCGGATTCGCTGTGCACCGACGACCCGGCGACCGCACTGCGGGTGCTGGCCAGGGATCACTGA
- a CDS encoding GNAT family N-acetyltransferase, producing the protein MDAVPPRPAQSVLWPPAGLRVRAADLELRYLDDELLHQLAALASRGVHAPEAMPFMVPWTRGTPEEVARSVLRYQWQARAQMSPDAWGLELAVLHRGTPVGIQAVGGKDVPTTRVLGTGSWLGRELHGQGIGTRMRALVLHLAFDGFGADVARTEAWVDNAASNGVSRRLGYRENGCSREVREGAAVEHRAYRLDRADWEAHRVAHPELHPGEVTYEGLDAVRDFLHLT; encoded by the coding sequence ATGGACGCCGTCCCTCCACGCCCTGCGCAGAGTGTGCTCTGGCCACCCGCCGGTCTGCGGGTGCGTGCCGCCGACCTGGAGCTGCGCTACCTCGACGACGAGCTGCTGCACCAGTTGGCTGCGCTGGCGTCGCGCGGCGTCCATGCACCCGAGGCGATGCCGTTCATGGTGCCCTGGACCCGGGGCACGCCGGAGGAGGTCGCGCGCAGTGTGCTGCGTTACCAGTGGCAGGCACGGGCGCAGATGAGTCCGGATGCCTGGGGTCTGGAGCTGGCGGTCCTGCATCGAGGCACCCCGGTCGGGATCCAGGCGGTCGGGGGGAAGGATGTGCCGACGACCCGTGTGCTCGGCACCGGCTCCTGGCTGGGCCGAGAACTTCACGGGCAGGGGATCGGCACCCGGATGCGCGCGCTGGTGCTGCACCTGGCCTTCGACGGGTTCGGGGCGGACGTCGCGCGCACCGAGGCGTGGGTGGACAACGCCGCCTCGAACGGCGTCTCCCGGCGGCTCGGGTACCGCGAGAACGGGTGCAGCCGCGAGGTTCGGGAAGGAGCCGCCGTCGAGCACCGTGCCTACCGCCTCGACCGGGCGGACTGGGAAGCGCACCGGGTCGCCCACCCCGAACTCCACCCGGGTGAGGTGACGTACGAGGGACTGGACGCCGTCCGGGACTTCCTGCACCTCACCTGA
- a CDS encoding carboxyl transferase domain-containing protein — MTILTSAADPASSEFTTNDATQRALAAELTERLARVARGGPERSRQRHTDRGKLLPRDRITTLLDPGSPFLEIAPLAAWDLYDGECPAAGVVAGIGMVHGRQVLVIANDATVKGGTYYPLTVKKHLRAQQIALENQLPCLYLVDSGGAYLPMQDEVFPDEQHFGRIFANQARMSAAGIPQLAAVLGSCTAGGAYVPAMSDETVIVGGQGTIFLGGPPLVKAAIGEEVSAEDLGGGELHARTSGVVDHLADDDAHALRILRDIVATLPPPPPRVWDVAPPREPAVRADEIYGVAPTDLQAASDPREVIARLVDSSELQEFKAAYGTTLVTGFARIHGHRVGIVANDGVLLSESALKGTHFIELCDQRGIPLLFLQNISGFLVGREAEAGGIAKHGAKMVTAVATTRVPKLTVITGGSFGAGNYSMCGRAYGPRFLWMWPGARISVMGGRQAAAVLGTVRADQAASRGEDWPAHEREAFEAPIREQYERQGNPYYATARLWDDGIIDPAQTRTVLGLALDVCSRVPLPDLSESRFGMFRM, encoded by the coding sequence ATGACGATTCTGACCAGCGCCGCAGACCCGGCGAGCTCGGAGTTCACCACCAACGACGCGACCCAGCGCGCCCTGGCAGCCGAGCTGACCGAACGGCTCGCCAGGGTAGCCCGCGGGGGGCCGGAGCGGTCTCGGCAGCGGCACACCGACCGGGGCAAGCTGCTGCCGCGGGATCGGATCACCACCCTGCTCGACCCCGGCAGCCCGTTCCTGGAGATCGCGCCACTGGCGGCCTGGGATCTCTACGACGGTGAATGCCCGGCTGCCGGAGTGGTCGCCGGCATCGGCATGGTCCACGGCAGGCAGGTGCTCGTGATCGCCAACGACGCCACCGTCAAGGGCGGCACGTACTACCCACTCACGGTCAAGAAGCACCTGCGCGCCCAGCAGATCGCCCTGGAGAACCAGCTCCCGTGCCTGTACCTCGTCGACTCAGGCGGCGCCTACCTGCCGATGCAGGACGAGGTCTTTCCCGATGAGCAGCACTTCGGGCGCATCTTCGCCAACCAGGCCCGCATGTCCGCCGCCGGGATCCCGCAGCTGGCCGCCGTGCTCGGGTCCTGTACTGCAGGCGGCGCCTATGTGCCCGCCATGAGCGACGAGACCGTGATCGTGGGCGGCCAGGGCACGATCTTCCTGGGCGGTCCGCCGCTGGTGAAGGCAGCCATCGGAGAAGAGGTCAGCGCCGAGGATCTCGGCGGCGGGGAACTGCATGCCCGTACGTCCGGGGTGGTGGACCACCTGGCTGACGACGACGCCCACGCCCTGCGGATCCTGCGCGACATCGTCGCCACCCTGCCGCCACCGCCGCCGCGGGTGTGGGACGTCGCTCCACCGCGAGAACCCGCAGTGCGGGCCGACGAGATCTACGGGGTGGCGCCCACCGACCTGCAGGCGGCCAGCGACCCGCGCGAGGTCATCGCCCGTCTCGTGGACAGTTCCGAACTGCAGGAGTTCAAGGCCGCCTACGGCACCACCCTCGTGACCGGATTCGCCCGCATCCACGGTCATCGGGTGGGCATCGTGGCCAATGACGGCGTGCTGCTGAGCGAGTCGGCACTCAAGGGCACCCACTTCATCGAGCTGTGCGACCAGCGCGGCATCCCGCTGCTGTTCCTGCAGAACATCTCCGGCTTCCTCGTGGGCCGCGAGGCCGAAGCGGGCGGTATCGCCAAACACGGCGCGAAGATGGTCACCGCCGTGGCCACCACCCGGGTCCCGAAACTGACCGTGATCACCGGCGGATCCTTCGGTGCCGGCAACTACTCTATGTGCGGACGTGCCTACGGGCCCCGGTTCCTGTGGATGTGGCCCGGAGCGCGGATCTCGGTGATGGGCGGACGTCAGGCCGCCGCCGTGCTCGGCACCGTCCGCGCCGACCAGGCCGCTTCCCGCGGCGAGGACTGGCCCGCCCACGAGCGGGAGGCGTTCGAGGCACCGATCCGTGAGCAGTACGAGCGCCAGGGCAACCCGTACTACGCCACCGCGCGGCTGTGGGACGACGGCATCATCGACCCCGCCCAGACTCGCACCGTGCTCGGGCTCGCGCTGGACGTGTGCTCTCGCGTGCCGCTGCCCGATCTGTCCGAATCTCGCTTCGGCATGTTCCGGATGTGA
- a CDS encoding acetyl/propionyl/methylcrotonyl-CoA carboxylase subunit alpha gives MFTSVLIANRGEIAIRIARTLRRMGIRSVAVYSDPDDGAAHVRAADLAVRIGPAPAAQSYLDVAAIIEAARRTGAQAVHPGYGFLSESPELARACADAGLVFIGPGPAALELMGSKIRAKAHVAEAGVPVIEGVSELDEDLLTAAAHLGPPLLVKPSAGGGGKGMQVVRDLTDLPEALATARRIARAAFGDEALLVERFVDAPRHIEIQVLADAHGHVLSLGERECSLQRRHQKVIEEAPSPLLTETTRQRMSDAAVAVAESVGYQGAGTVEFLVPAANPDAFAFMEMNTRLQVEHPVTEAVTGLDLVEWQVRIAAGEPFEPDLDRAVEGHAIEARIYAERPDSGFLPATGTAAVVRWPDEVRVDHALTEGTVVATEYDPMLAKVIAHADTRADALARLDRALADTVIFGVETNVDYLRRLLAHRDVRAGTADTTLLDGLTITQQHTPDEALIAAALARHAHAWTDELWRRPSGWRLGADQPVIYAFAAGTVSISGPPERALVAVGDTTDGLQRLCAISGTVSLQAVSSCALVLDGMSTGVDVLLAPAATWVRWDGRTWGLDHHDPDASTAMSAGVSDPQLRTPMPGTVVAVHAAAGDWVEAGDRIVTVEAMKMEFPLRAGRAGTITIDVVVGDQVTSGQVLAAVTGPEGSQDPRGPSATIHKI, from the coding sequence GTGTTCACGTCCGTCCTCATCGCCAACCGCGGCGAGATCGCCATCCGCATCGCCCGCACGCTCCGGCGGATGGGAATCCGTTCCGTCGCCGTGTACTCCGACCCCGACGACGGCGCAGCGCACGTCCGGGCCGCCGACCTCGCCGTCCGGATCGGACCCGCTCCGGCGGCACAGTCGTACCTGGATGTGGCCGCGATCATCGAGGCTGCGCGCCGGACCGGAGCCCAGGCCGTGCACCCTGGGTACGGCTTCCTCAGCGAGAGCCCGGAGCTTGCGCGCGCCTGCGCCGACGCCGGGCTGGTGTTCATCGGGCCGGGCCCGGCGGCACTGGAACTGATGGGCAGCAAGATTCGGGCGAAGGCGCACGTCGCCGAGGCGGGTGTGCCGGTGATCGAGGGGGTCAGCGAACTGGACGAGGACCTCCTCACCGCAGCGGCGCACCTGGGCCCGCCCTTGCTCGTCAAACCCTCCGCTGGCGGCGGTGGGAAAGGGATGCAGGTTGTCCGCGACCTCACCGATCTACCGGAGGCGCTCGCGACTGCCCGTCGCATCGCCCGCGCGGCCTTCGGGGATGAGGCGCTGCTGGTGGAACGGTTCGTCGACGCCCCCCGCCACATCGAGATCCAGGTGCTGGCCGACGCCCACGGCCACGTCCTGAGCCTGGGCGAGCGGGAGTGCTCGCTGCAACGCCGCCATCAGAAGGTCATCGAGGAGGCTCCCTCACCGTTGCTGACCGAGACCACCCGGCAGCGGATGAGCGATGCCGCGGTCGCCGTGGCCGAGAGCGTGGGGTACCAAGGCGCCGGAACGGTGGAGTTCCTCGTGCCCGCCGCGAACCCGGACGCCTTCGCCTTCATGGAGATGAACACCCGCCTCCAGGTGGAGCACCCCGTCACCGAAGCGGTCACGGGTCTGGACCTGGTGGAGTGGCAGGTGCGCATCGCCGCCGGCGAACCGTTCGAGCCGGACCTGGACCGGGCGGTGGAGGGACATGCGATCGAGGCGCGGATCTACGCCGAACGTCCGGACTCCGGCTTCCTCCCGGCGACCGGAACCGCCGCAGTGGTGCGCTGGCCGGACGAGGTGCGCGTCGATCACGCACTGACGGAGGGCACGGTGGTCGCAACCGAGTACGACCCGATGCTGGCGAAGGTGATCGCCCACGCTGACACGCGTGCCGACGCCCTGGCGCGGCTGGACCGGGCGCTCGCGGACACCGTGATCTTCGGGGTCGAGACGAACGTGGACTACCTGCGGCGGCTGCTGGCCCACCGGGACGTACGCGCCGGCACCGCCGACACGACGTTGCTGGACGGGCTCACCATCACCCAGCAGCACACGCCGGACGAGGCACTGATCGCTGCAGCCCTGGCGCGGCATGCACACGCCTGGACGGACGAGCTCTGGCGCCGGCCGTCAGGATGGCGGCTCGGTGCCGACCAGCCCGTCATCTATGCCTTCGCTGCGGGCACCGTCTCAATATCCGGCCCTCCGGAGCGCGCGCTGGTCGCGGTCGGGGACACAACCGACGGCCTGCAGCGACTCTGTGCCATATCTGGCACGGTGTCGCTGCAGGCCGTCAGTTCGTGTGCGCTGGTCCTCGACGGCATGAGCACTGGTGTGGACGTGTTGCTCGCGCCGGCCGCCACCTGGGTGCGGTGGGATGGCCGGACGTGGGGTCTCGATCACCACGATCCGGACGCGAGCACCGCGATGTCGGCAGGGGTGAGCGACCCCCAGCTGCGCACCCCGATGCCGGGGACCGTGGTTGCCGTGCACGCCGCTGCTGGCGACTGGGTCGAGGCAGGAGACCGCATCGTCACGGTCGAGGCGATGAAGATGGAATTCCCGCTGCGCGCCGGCCGCGCCGGTACGATCACCATCGACGTCGTCGTCGGTGACCAGGTCACATCCGGCCAGGTGCTCGCCGCCGTCACCGGCCCTGAGGGTTCACAAGACCCGCGAGGGCCGAGCGCAACGATCCACAAGATCTGA
- a CDS encoding acyl-CoA dehydrogenase family protein produces the protein MPYGFTPEHLALAEKVRTFADTVVRPAAYDWDTRRELPLDVIAEMGRMGLFGLPLPPEYGGTGADYTAFCLAVEQIARVDQSLAVTLEAGIGLGAMPVLRFGTEEQKRQWLPSLATGQALAAFGLTEAGSGSDASGTRTTADLASGEWVLNGSKQFITNSGTPITTLVTITAVTGERTRDDGTRVPELSAFLVPVPSEGLVVGPAYDKVGWHTSDTHPLTLTDVHIPEESLLGERGRGYAYAVTCLDEGRIAFAALCTGAAQGCLEEAIRHSHERQVFGRALEDNQHVAFMIARMQARVHTARLAWVEAARLMDAGERFKMAASLAKLVGAEAAVANAHDASQIFGGYGFLNENLVARHYRDAKVLEVGEGTTEVQLGVIARELGLTGAGLTRR, from the coding sequence ATGCCGTACGGCTTCACCCCCGAGCACCTCGCGCTCGCCGAGAAGGTCCGCACGTTCGCCGACACCGTGGTGCGCCCCGCCGCCTACGACTGGGACACCCGGCGGGAACTGCCGCTGGATGTCATTGCCGAGATGGGCCGGATGGGCCTCTTCGGACTTCCCCTGCCGCCGGAGTACGGGGGCACCGGCGCCGACTACACCGCGTTCTGCCTCGCCGTGGAGCAGATCGCCCGTGTCGACCAGTCGCTCGCCGTCACCCTCGAGGCCGGGATCGGACTCGGTGCCATGCCGGTGCTGCGGTTCGGCACCGAGGAGCAGAAACGGCAGTGGTTGCCCAGTCTCGCCACCGGGCAGGCGCTCGCCGCTTTCGGACTCACCGAAGCCGGCTCCGGTTCGGACGCGAGCGGCACGCGCACCACGGCTGATCTCGCCAGTGGTGAGTGGGTGCTCAATGGCTCCAAGCAGTTCATCACCAACTCCGGCACGCCGATCACCACGCTCGTCACCATCACGGCTGTCACCGGTGAGCGCACTCGCGACGACGGCACCCGGGTACCGGAACTCTCAGCCTTCCTCGTGCCAGTCCCCAGTGAGGGACTGGTCGTCGGTCCCGCCTACGACAAGGTCGGCTGGCACACCTCCGACACTCATCCCCTCACGCTCACCGATGTCCACATTCCTGAGGAGAGTCTGCTCGGCGAACGCGGCCGCGGGTACGCCTATGCCGTCACCTGCCTCGACGAGGGCCGCATCGCTTTCGCCGCACTCTGTACCGGCGCTGCCCAAGGATGCCTGGAAGAGGCGATCCGGCACAGCCACGAACGGCAGGTGTTCGGACGAGCGCTGGAGGACAACCAGCACGTGGCTTTCATGATCGCCAGGATGCAGGCACGCGTGCACACCGCCCGGCTCGCGTGGGTGGAGGCGGCCCGGCTGATGGACGCGGGGGAGCGGTTCAAGATGGCCGCCTCGCTCGCCAAGCTCGTCGGTGCCGAGGCTGCCGTGGCCAATGCTCACGATGCCTCGCAGATCTTCGGCGGCTACGGTTTCCTCAACGAGAACCTCGTGGCCCGGCACTACCGGGACGCGAAGGTGCTGGAGGTCGGTGAAGGCACCACCGAGGTCCAGCTTGGAGTGATCGCCCGTGAGCTGGGCCTGACCGGCGCGGGCCTGACCCGCCGATAG
- a CDS encoding MaoC family dehydratase, whose product MDTQPAEPLREEVQRGKYLDELELGVRYRHAPGRTITEADDVLFTTATMNPQALHLDAAWCATQPFGRPVVNSMFTLATVVGLSVGHLTQGTTVANLGFENVRFPAPMFHGDTLYAQTVVLETRASASRPGQGIARLEHTGRNQDGVITVVAVRSALMWYRQAHEARSGGGNTGGERS is encoded by the coding sequence ATGGACACCCAGCCTGCGGAGCCGCTGCGCGAGGAGGTCCAGCGTGGCAAATACCTCGACGAGCTCGAGCTCGGGGTGCGCTACCGGCACGCCCCGGGCCGGACCATCACCGAGGCCGACGACGTGCTGTTCACCACCGCCACGATGAACCCACAGGCCCTGCACCTGGACGCCGCCTGGTGCGCGACGCAGCCGTTCGGCCGCCCGGTGGTGAACTCGATGTTCACCCTTGCCACAGTGGTGGGCCTCTCGGTCGGGCATCTCACCCAGGGCACGACCGTCGCCAATCTCGGCTTCGAGAACGTACGGTTCCCGGCCCCGATGTTCCACGGTGACACCCTCTATGCGCAGACGGTGGTGCTCGAGACCCGTGCTTCGGCGAGTAGGCCGGGGCAGGGCATCGCCCGGCTCGAGCACACCGGTCGCAATCAGGACGGCGTCATCACTGTCGTCGCGGTGCGGTCGGCGCTCATGTGGTACCGCCAGGCGCATGAGGCACGATCAGGCGGCGGGAATACCGGGGGTGAGCGCTCATGA